Genomic segment of Acidimicrobiia bacterium:
CGTGTACGGCCGGACCTTCGAGGAGGGCCGGTACGACATCGGCCAGAAGCTCGACTTCCTGCGAGCCAACATCGAGCTCGCGCTCGATCGTCCCGACCTCGGCGCCGACCTCGAGGCGTTCCTCGTCGACCTCGTCCACCGCCGCAAACTCCTGTGATCGCGCTGGAGGACGCTCGCGCGGCGATCCTGGACGCCGTCGCGCCGCTCCCACCCGTCGACGTCGCCATCGCCCGCGCGAATGGTCTCGTCCTCGCCGAGGCGGTCGTCGCGCGCGAAGCGGTCCCGCCGTTCGCGAACTCGGCGATGGACGGGTACGCGGTGCGTGCCGCCGACACCGTCGGTGCGACACCCTCGTCGCCCGTGCGGCTGCGGGTCGTCGGCGAGCTCGCCGCGGGACGGGCACCGACGCAGGCGGTCGGCGACTGCGAGGCGATCCGGATCATGACCGGTGCGCCGGTACCCGACGGAGCCGACGCGATCGTGATGGTCGAGCGGACCGAGCGCGACGGCGACGGCGTGAACGTCTACGAGGCGGCGTCGACGGGCGACCACGTACGCGCCGCGGGCGGCGACCTGCAGCCCGGGCAGCCCGTCTTCGACGTCGGCACCGTGCTCGGCGCCGCGCACGTCGGCGTGCTCGCCAGCCTCGGCTACGAGACGGTGCGCGCGCATCCGCGTGCGCGCGTCGGCGTGCTGTCGACGGGCGACGAGCTCGTCGAGGGCGAGGGCGCGCTCGAGCCGGGCCAGATCCGCGACGCGAACCGGCCGATGCTTCTCGCGCTGCTCGACGAAGCCGGGTGCGAGCCGCGAGACCTCGGCATCGCGCGCGACGACGAAGCGCTCATCGTCCGCACGCTCGAAGACGCGTTCGCGACGTGCGACGCCGTGGTCACGAGCGGCGGGGTCTCGATGGGCGAGTACGACTACGTGAAGGCCGCGCTCGACCGCTTCGGCGCGTTGCAGTGGTGGCAGGTCGCGATCAAGCCCGCCAAGCCGCTCGCGTTCGGCGTCGTGCGCGACACGCCGGTGTTCGGACTGCCCGGGAACCCGGTGTCGTCGCACGTCAGCTTCGAGCTGTTCGCCAGGCCCGCGTTGTTGCGGATGATGGGGCACACGGCGCTGTTGCGGCCGACGGTGCGCGCCGTCGCCGGCGACGCGATGACGCGCAAGCCCGACGGCAAGCTGCATCTCGACCGGGTCCGGCTCGGGAGGGATGCGGACGGACGGTACGTCGCCGCGCGCACGGGCTCCCAGGCGAGCAACGCGCTGTCCGCGATGGCGCTCGCGAACGGCCTCGCGCTCCTTCCCGACGGCGACGGAGTCCCCGAGGGCGGCGACGTCACCGTCATGCGTCTGGACTGCCCGCCGGAGCGCTGAGCGCGCTCGATCCTCGGACGCGGCGGCGCGTGAACGTCAGAGCCAGCCGCGTCGCTTGAACATCCGGTAGAGGACGATTGTGAGCACGGCCATCAGGCCGAGCGCGTAGAGGTAGCCGAAGCGCCAGGCGAGCTCGGGCATGTGGTGGAAGTTCATGCCGTAGATGCCGGCGACGAGCGTCGCGACGATGAGGATCGCGCCCCACGACGACGTGAGCTTCATCACCTCGTTCATGCGGTTCGACACGACGGCGAGGTGCGCCTCGAGCAGACCGGTCAGGACGTCGCGCTGCGACTCGACGAGATCGGTGACCCGCAGGACGTGGTCGTACACGTCCTGGAGATGCGTCTGCGCGCTCGCGCCGATGTACCGGACGTCACCGCGCAGCAGCTGGCTGAGCACCTCGCGCAACGGGACGACGGCGCGACGGAACCCGACGAGCCCGCGTCGCAGCTCGAACACCTCGCGAGGGACGCTCTCGCCGACCTGGTTCGCGAACACGACGTCCTCGATCTCGTCGAGCCGGTCGTCGATCGCGTCGGTGATCGCGAAGTAGCGGTCGACGATCACGTCGAGCAGCGCCCAGAGCAGGAACCCCTCGTCATCGGCGCCCGGTTCGCCGCGGTGCTGCGCGAACCGGCGGCGCACCTCGTCGAGCGCACCGGTGCCGTCGGCGACGGGATGCTCGCTGACGGACAGCAGCCAGCCGTCGCCGACGACGACGTCGATCTCGCGTGACGTGATCTGCAGCCCGTCGATCGTGCAGTCGCGCAACGAGACGTGGCAGTGGTCGCGGTAGCACTCGAGCTTCGTGCGCTGGTTGGCGTGGTGGAGGTCCTCGGCGACGAAGGGGTTGATGCGCAACGCGTCGACGACGCTGTCGATCGCGTGCGCGTCGTCGGCCTCGGCCGCGACCCAGAGGAGCGCGTCGCCGTCGCGCGCCCGCGCGAGATCCGGTTCGTCGATCGCGCGCGGCTCGTTCGCGCCCGGTTCGAACACCCACGCCCGGAGCATCCGCGGGAGCCTAAGGGGCTCGAGCTGGTGTGCCCGGGAACCTCTGCGACGAGGTTCCCGGGCCCATCCTCCGCAGCCCCCAGCGCGAAGTGTCGAGAACTACGTGGCGCCGCTTGCGACGAGCGTGAGCGCGGTGGTCGCGCCCGGGTCCGCGGTCGCGCGGACGCCGGTCAGCGTCTCCCCGTCGTACACGGACGTCCCGCCCGTCACCGAGCGGAGCACCGCGGGCGGGAGCGGCCGGTCCGTCGCGGTGCACGTGGCGCCGGCCGCGACGTCGACCACGGTCGTCCAGTCGTGCCCGGGAACCGCCGGCGCGTGCCAGCGCTGCGCGGTCGACGACGCGATCGCCACCCCGCCGCGACCACCCGAGGACGCGGTCGGGGTCGAGCAGTCGAGCTCGATCTGCGCGTCGACAGCCGTGCCGAGCGCCTGCTGGCGGAGCACGACGCGCGCCGGCGAGGAGGTCGGCGTGTCCGCCGTAGCGGTCTGGTGGACGGCGCCCGCACCGCACGCGGCGAGCCCGACGGTGAGGCCGACGATCGCAGCGGCGCGGGCGGGGACGGGCCAGCCCGTCGCGGTCGCGTCGTC
This window contains:
- the glp gene encoding gephyrin-like molybdotransferase Glp, with product MIALEDARAAILDAVAPLPPVDVAIARANGLVLAEAVVAREAVPPFANSAMDGYAVRAADTVGATPSSPVRLRVVGELAAGRAPTQAVGDCEAIRIMTGAPVPDGADAIVMVERTERDGDGVNVYEAASTGDHVRAAGGDLQPGQPVFDVGTVLGAAHVGVLASLGYETVRAHPRARVGVLSTGDELVEGEGALEPGQIRDANRPMLLALLDEAGCEPRDLGIARDDEALIVRTLEDAFATCDAVVTSGGVSMGEYDYVKAALDRFGALQWWQVAIKPAKPLAFGVVRDTPVFGLPGNPVSSHVSFELFARPALLRMMGHTALLRPTVRAVAGDAMTRKPDGKLHLDRVRLGRDADGRYVAARTGSQASNALSAMALANGLALLPDGDGVPEGGDVTVMRLDCPPER
- the corA gene encoding magnesium/cobalt transporter CorA, translated to MLRAWVFEPGANEPRAIDEPDLARARDGDALLWVAAEADDAHAIDSVVDALRINPFVAEDLHHANQRTKLECYRDHCHVSLRDCTIDGLQITSREIDVVVGDGWLLSVSEHPVADGTGALDEVRRRFAQHRGEPGADDEGFLLWALLDVIVDRYFAITDAIDDRLDEIEDVVFANQVGESVPREVFELRRGLVGFRRAVVPLREVLSQLLRGDVRYIGASAQTHLQDVYDHVLRVTDLVESQRDVLTGLLEAHLAVVSNRMNEVMKLTSSWGAILIVATLVAGIYGMNFHHMPELAWRFGYLYALGLMAVLTIVLYRMFKRRGWL